The following is a genomic window from Rhodospirillaceae bacterium.
CGAAGGCGATGTCGCTGTTGCGCTGTCCGATGCCAAAATCCGTTTCTCCATCGGCGATACGGTTCTGACCTCCAAGCTGATTGATGGCACGTTCCCCGACTACGAACGCGTCATTCCAACCGGCAACGACAAGGTTATGGAAACCGATTGCAAAACCCTGTCGCAGGCGGTTGATCGTGTGTCGGCCATCAGTTCCGAGAAATCCCGCTCCATCAAACTCAATATGGAAAAGGGCCTTGTCACCTTGTCGGCCTCCAGCCCGGAGAACGGCAGCGCCATTGAAGAGGTCGAAGCGTCTTACGACGCCGGTCAGTTGGAGATCGGCTTTAACTCGCGTTATCTGCTCGATATCATGCAGCAGATTGAAGGCGATGCCGCCCGCTTCACCATGGCCGATGCGGCTTCACCAACGGTGATCCGTGATGTGTCGGATGGCTCGGCGGTTTACGTTCTTATGCCGATGCGGGTGTGACCATTCTGACTGATCGCGCACACCTCCATACGTCGGTTAAATCTGCGCCCGGAGTTCTCTCGCCGGTGAGCTCGGGTGTGGTGAGTTCAGGTGTTGTTAGCTCGGGTGTCGTCAGGTTGATGCTGACTGATTTTCGCAACTATCCGCATTTGCGGCTGGATCTCGACACCCGCCCCGTGGTGCTCACGGGCAAGAACGGTGTCGGCAAAACCAATATTCTTGAGTCGTTGTCGTTTCTCACAGCCGGTCGCGGCCTGCGGGGGGCCAAGCTGGCCGATGTGGGCCGCCGCGCGCCACAAGAAACCACGGATCGCCCGTGGGCCATTTCTGTTGATCTTGAAACGCCGGCAGGCACAACCCGTTTGGGCACAGGCATAGACGCTGCGTCACCGGATCGCCGGTCTGTTCATATTGATGGCAAAGTGGCAAAAGGCGCTGCCGCTTTAGCGCAACATGTCGGCGCAGTGTGGCTGACCCCGGCCATGGACCGGATTTTTTCTGACTCTCCTGGCGAGCGCCGCCGTTTTATCGACCGGCTGGTTACCGTGCTCGATCCAGATCATGCCTCGCGCTGTGCCGCGTACGAGCAGGCCAACCGCCGCCGCGCGCGTCTGTTCCGCGATGGTGTGACAGATGAGAGCTGGTTCGAGGCCCTCGAAGATACTTTGGCGCGTTACGGCGTTGCCATTGCGGCCGGTCGTCGTGAAACCATCGCCCGTCTCAACGGCGTGTTGGCCGAGAGCGATGGCCCGTTTCCGTCGGCAACCCTCGGGCTCACCGGTCAGATTGATGACTGGCTTGAAAGTCATGCCGCGGTGGATGCAGAAGACCTGTTTCGCAAAGATCTGATTGTCTCGCGCCAGGCTTGGACGCGTGCGGGCGATGCGCCTCAGCCGCAAGGCCCGAACCGCTCAGATCTGTATGTGACCATGGCCAAGACAGGTCGCCTGGCTGCGGAATGCTCTACCGGCGAACAAAAGGCGCTGCTCGTATCCATCGTGCTGGCGCATGTGGAATTGCAGTCTGCCCGGCGTGGTTTTCCGCCGCTGTTGCTGTTGGATGAGGTGGCCGCGCATCTCGACAGTGACCGCCGCCGTCATTTGTTCGATCATGTTTTGGCCTCTGGCGCGCAGGCGTGGCTCACCGGAACTGATGTTGCCATGTTCAAAGACCTGGCGGACGCGGCGCAAGTGTTCGCGGTATCCGAGGCCCAGGTTGTGCCCTTATCTTCGCCCATGCCGTCTGCCGCAGTTGTCGCGTTGCAGCCGTCTCTAAAATCTTCCGTTTAAACCAAACAATGTCTTGAGTGTCCCAATGAGTGAACCAGTTGTAAATCCAGAATCCGTTTATGATTCAGACTCCATCAAGGTCCTGCGGGGCCTTGAGGCGGTGCGTAAGCGCCCGGGGATGTACATCGGCGATACGGATGATGGTTCAGGCTTGCACCACATGATCTATGAGGTTGTCGACAACTCCATCGACGAAGCGCTGGCCGGTCACTGTGATCGCAACGAAGTGATTCTCAACGGCGATGGCTCGGTCACGGTGCGTGACAACGGTCGTGGCATTCCGGTTGATATTCATAAGGAAGAAGGCGTGTCCGCCGCTGAGGTGATCATGACCCAGTTGCACGCCGGCGGGAAGTTCGATCAGAACTCCTATAAGGTGTCCGGTGGTCTGCACGGCGTTGGTATTTCTGTGGTCAATGCCTTGTCCGATTGGCTGGAGCTGCGCATCTGGCGTGACGGCAAAGAACATCACCTCCGTTTTGAAGACGGCGAGGCGGTAGAACCGCTCAAGGTTGTCGGCGATGCGCCGCCGGAAAACGGCAAACCGAAAACCGGCACGGAAATCACCTTCTTCCCGTCCAAATCGACCTTCACCATGACCGAGTTTGATTTCGGCACACTCGAGCACCGTTTGCGCGAATTGGCATTTTTGAACTCCGGGGTTTACTTGCAGTTGGTGGATGCCCGTCATAGCGATGTCAAAACCGTTGATCTTCACTATGAAGGCGGCATTGAAGAGTTTGTCAAATATCTCGACCGCTCCAAGCAGGCCCTCCATACGCCGCCGGTCACGGTGCAGGGCGAGAAAGACGGCATTGTCGTCGAGTTGTCTTTGGAGTGGAACGACAGCTATCACGAAAACACCTTGTGTTTTACCAACAACATTCCGCAGCGCGATGGCGGCACTCACATGGCAGGTTTTCGCGGCGCGTTGACCCGCACCATCAACACCTACGCGGGCGAGTTTGGTCTGTCGAAAAAAGAGAAGGTTCAACTGACGGGCGATGACATGCGCGAAGGCATGACCTGTGTGCTGTCGGTCAAGGTGCCTGATCCTAAGTTTTCGTCACAAACCAAAGACAAGCTGGTGTCGTCCGAAGTGCGCCCGGCGGTTGAAGGTATCGTCGGCGAAAAGCTCAGCGAATGGTTTGAAGAGCATCCCGGCGAAGCCAAAAAAATTGTCGGCAAAGTGGTTGAAGCGGCGGTGGCCCGCGAGGCCGCCCGCAAAGCGCGCGAACTCACCCGCCGCAAGGGCGCGCTGGATGTGTCCTCCTTGCCCGGCAAGCTGGCGGACTGTCAGTCCAAAGACCCGGCGCTGTCTGAACTGTTCCTGGTGGAGGGGGATTCCGCCGGTGGCTCTGCCAAGCAGGGGCGCGACCGGGCGTTCCAGGCGATCCTGCCGTTGCGCGGTAAAATTCTGAACGTCGAACGCGCCCGCTTTGATAAAATGCTGTCGTCCAATGAAATCGGCACGCTCATCACGGCGCTGGGCACCGGCATCGGACGCGAAGAATTTAACATCGAAAAACTGCGCTATCACAAGATCATCATCATGACCGATGCTGACGTCGATGGCAGTCACATCCGCACGCTGTTGCTGACCTTCTTCTACCGGCAAATGCCAGAACTGATTGAGGCCGGCTACCTCTACATTGCGCAGCCGCCGCTGTACCGCGCCAAGAAAGGAAATTCCGAGGTCTATCTCAAAGATGACCCGTCCATGGAAATTCATCTCATCGATGGTGGCCTGTCAGAAGCTGTGCTGGTCACTCATGACGGCGCGCAGATCGCCGGCGAAGATTTACGCAATCTGGTTCTCAGGGCGCGCAACATCAAAACCAAACTTTTGCAGATGAGCCGCGCCTTCCCCATGCGCATTGTCGAGCAAGTTGCGGTGGCCGGGGCGTTCAATCCAGAAGTCTTATCGAACCAGGAGACCGCCAGTGGGGCTGCGGATTATGTGGCGCGCAGGTTGGATATTCTGGAAAGTGAATACGAAAAAGGCTGGGCCGGGTTCGCCGCTGAAAAAGGCGGGCTCAGGTTTGAGCGCACCGTGCGCGGTGTCACCGAGGTCCATGTGATTGATGCGGTCACCCTGCACTCTAGTGAGGCCCGCTATTTTGATGCCCACGCCGCCGAATTGCAGGAAGTTTATGGCAAATCCGCGGTGTTGAAGATCAAAGATAAAGACATTGCCGTCAACGGCCCGGTGTCGTTGGTTGATGGTGTGTTGGCCGAAGGCAAACGCGGCACCAGCTTGCAGCGTTACAAAGGTCTGGGCGAGATGAATCCTGATCAGCTGTGGGAAACAACCCTGGATGCGGATGCGCGCACCTTGTTGCAGGTCAAGGTCAGTCATGCTGATGAAGCCCATGAGGTGTTTTCAACCCTGATGGGTGATGTGGTCGAGCATCGCCGCGCGTTCATTCAAGACAACGCCTTGAACGTGCAGAATCTGGATATCTAGGACATCACAATTACCAAACGGGAGTAGAACAGGTGAGTACAGTGACGGTGCGTATGAAGGTCAAGCCTGACTCTCACGACACATTTTTGCGCATCCTGGAAGATGTTACCGCCGCTGTGAAAGACAACGAACCTGATTGCTTTGTTTATGCCACCTGGAAAACCAGCACCCCGTTTGAGTATGTGATGGTCGAGAGTTATCGCAGCGAGGCAGGGCGGGAATTCCATAACGCAACCCATGCCGCTGTCGCGCCGGAGTTTATGGCCTGTCTGGTTGAGCCACCCGAGGTTGAGGTGCTGGGCGATGTGCTGTTTGGCACGGCGACGC
Proteins encoded in this region:
- the gyrB gene encoding DNA topoisomerase (ATP-hydrolyzing) subunit B, translated to MSEPVVNPESVYDSDSIKVLRGLEAVRKRPGMYIGDTDDGSGLHHMIYEVVDNSIDEALAGHCDRNEVILNGDGSVTVRDNGRGIPVDIHKEEGVSAAEVIMTQLHAGGKFDQNSYKVSGGLHGVGISVVNALSDWLELRIWRDGKEHHLRFEDGEAVEPLKVVGDAPPENGKPKTGTEITFFPSKSTFTMTEFDFGTLEHRLRELAFLNSGVYLQLVDARHSDVKTVDLHYEGGIEEFVKYLDRSKQALHTPPVTVQGEKDGIVVELSLEWNDSYHENTLCFTNNIPQRDGGTHMAGFRGALTRTINTYAGEFGLSKKEKVQLTGDDMREGMTCVLSVKVPDPKFSSQTKDKLVSSEVRPAVEGIVGEKLSEWFEEHPGEAKKIVGKVVEAAVAREAARKARELTRRKGALDVSSLPGKLADCQSKDPALSELFLVEGDSAGGSAKQGRDRAFQAILPLRGKILNVERARFDKMLSSNEIGTLITALGTGIGREEFNIEKLRYHKIIIMTDADVDGSHIRTLLLTFFYRQMPELIEAGYLYIAQPPLYRAKKGNSEVYLKDDPSMEIHLIDGGLSEAVLVTHDGAQIAGEDLRNLVLRARNIKTKLLQMSRAFPMRIVEQVAVAGAFNPEVLSNQETASGAADYVARRLDILESEYEKGWAGFAAEKGGLRFERTVRGVTEVHVIDAVTLHSSEARYFDAHAAELQEVYGKSAVLKIKDKDIAVNGPVSLVDGVLAEGKRGTSLQRYKGLGEMNPDQLWETTLDADARTLLQVKVSHADEAHEVFSTLMGDVVEHRRAFIQDNALNVQNLDI
- the recF gene encoding DNA replication/repair protein RecF — translated: MTILTDRAHLHTSVKSAPGVLSPVSSGVVSSGVVSSGVVRLMLTDFRNYPHLRLDLDTRPVVLTGKNGVGKTNILESLSFLTAGRGLRGAKLADVGRRAPQETTDRPWAISVDLETPAGTTRLGTGIDAASPDRRSVHIDGKVAKGAAALAQHVGAVWLTPAMDRIFSDSPGERRRFIDRLVTVLDPDHASRCAAYEQANRRRARLFRDGVTDESWFEALEDTLARYGVAIAAGRRETIARLNGVLAESDGPFPSATLGLTGQIDDWLESHAAVDAEDLFRKDLIVSRQAWTRAGDAPQPQGPNRSDLYVTMAKTGRLAAECSTGEQKALLVSIVLAHVELQSARRGFPPLLLLDEVAAHLDSDRRRHLFDHVLASGAQAWLTGTDVAMFKDLADAAQVFAVSEAQVVPLSSPMPSAAVVALQPSLKSSV
- a CDS encoding antibiotic biosynthesis monooxygenase, which translates into the protein MSTVTVRMKVKPDSHDTFLRILEDVTAAVKDNEPDCFVYATWKTSTPFEYVMVESYRSEAGREFHNATHAAVAPEFMACLVEPPEVEVLGDVLFGTATPL